Proteins from one Sphingobacteriaceae bacterium genomic window:
- a CDS encoding pilus assembly protein TadD, whose product MTKFAKIFCSLTLIFFAACRENQPITESVKEQELLFMNHHDSANYVGIQTCRQCHEKTYQSFIRTGMGQSFDSAGIQKSAAVFNGKVIHDTFQNLNYLSFVNNKTLYIREFRKKGKDTTHSRTEKIDYIIGSGQHTNSHLYNVNGYLHQMPLTFYTQKQKWDLPPGFEHGVNTRFSRKIGLECMTCHNAFPSFVEGSENKYKAIPKGIDCERCHGPGSIHVALRKTNAPIDTSKYVDRSIVNPAKLPVNLQFDICQRCHLQGNAVLKANKSFYDYKPGMELHKFISVFIPKYENADDEFIMASHADRLKQSLCFIASSKKSSDKDFKPYKNALTCVTCHNPHISVKETGLNTFNNKCISCHLQNSEEQTELSKNHLSVLKKISFKNSDCVSCHMPISGSTDIPHVSVHDHYIRKPITSEELSKIKKFVGLFSINEKNPEQQTIALAYLQQFEKFEGESFYLDSAEKIIKQINMKDSESALPLFIHLKYLQKKNKELIEIIKNNNEEKLRTKIFIHSSLNNKDAWTCYQIGEAYHQIKDLKSSMLWFESAVKLAPYNLEFKSKLALVKAETGLDSDAITDYENILRENPKYAAVMGNLGYLKIKNGKAEEAFRLYQNGLKLDPDNETLLLNLTAYYLFVNDKIKAKVQLKKIIKINPNNKQALQVLNSLNS is encoded by the coding sequence GTGACTAAATTCGCAAAAATATTTTGCTCACTTACTCTGATCTTCTTTGCCGCATGTAGAGAGAATCAACCAATTACTGAATCCGTTAAAGAACAAGAACTCCTTTTTATGAATCATCATGATTCTGCTAATTATGTAGGAATTCAAACATGCCGGCAATGCCATGAAAAAACATATCAATCTTTCATACGAACAGGAATGGGACAATCTTTTGATTCGGCCGGTATTCAAAAATCAGCCGCCGTTTTTAATGGTAAAGTCATACACGACACCTTTCAAAATTTAAATTATCTATCCTTTGTCAACAATAAGACCTTATACATACGTGAATTTAGAAAAAAAGGAAAAGACACCACACACTCCAGAACTGAAAAAATTGATTACATCATAGGATCCGGGCAACACACCAACTCACACTTATATAATGTAAATGGTTATTTGCATCAAATGCCATTAACCTTTTATACGCAAAAACAAAAATGGGACCTTCCACCCGGATTTGAGCATGGTGTTAATACCCGTTTCAGTAGAAAAATCGGATTGGAATGTATGACTTGTCACAATGCATTTCCAAGTTTTGTGGAAGGTTCAGAAAATAAATACAAGGCTATTCCAAAAGGAATTGACTGTGAACGCTGTCATGGTCCCGGAAGTATACATGTGGCTTTAAGAAAAACAAATGCGCCAATTGACACTTCTAAATACGTTGATCGATCTATTGTAAATCCGGCTAAATTACCCGTTAATCTTCAGTTTGATATTTGTCAGCGTTGTCATCTACAAGGCAATGCTGTGCTTAAAGCAAATAAATCATTTTATGATTATAAACCCGGCATGGAGCTTCACAAATTTATTTCAGTATTTATACCTAAATATGAAAATGCAGATGATGAATTTATTATGGCCTCGCACGCCGATAGATTAAAACAAAGTTTGTGTTTTATAGCCTCATCCAAAAAATCTTCAGACAAAGATTTTAAACCTTATAAAAATGCATTAACCTGTGTAACTTGCCATAATCCGCACATTAGCGTAAAAGAAACCGGATTGAATACGTTTAATAATAAATGCATCAGTTGCCATCTCCAAAACTCAGAAGAACAAACGGAATTGTCCAAAAATCATCTTTCCGTTTTGAAAAAAATTAGTTTCAAAAACTCCGATTGTGTTTCCTGTCATATGCCAATTTCAGGCTCAACGGACATACCTCATGTAAGCGTTCACGATCATTACATCCGGAAACCAATAACGTCTGAAGAGTTATCGAAAATTAAAAAATTTGTGGGTTTATTTTCGATCAATGAAAAAAATCCGGAGCAACAAACCATTGCCCTTGCTTACCTTCAACAATTTGAAAAGTTTGAAGGCGAATCTTTTTATCTCGATTCCGCTGAAAAAATTATTAAGCAAATTAATATGAAAGACTCAGAATCGGCCTTACCCCTATTCATCCATTTAAAGTATCTTCAGAAAAAAAATAAAGAACTTATTGAAATAATAAAAAATAACAATGAAGAAAAACTAAGAACTAAAATATTTATACATTCTTCATTAAATAATAAAGATGCATGGACCTGTTACCAAATCGGAGAGGCTTATCATCAAATAAAAGATTTAAAAAGCAGTATGCTTTGGTTCGAGTCGGCAGTTAAACTGGCACCCTACAATCTGGAATTTAAAAGCAAACTCGCTTTAGTTAAAGCAGAAACGGGCCTTGACTCAGATGCCATAACTGATTATGAAAATATTTTAAGAGAAAATCCTAAATATGCTGCAGTGATGGGTAATTTAGGATATTTAAAAATTAAAAACGGAAAAGCAGAGGAGGCTTTTCGTTTGTATCAAAACGGATTAAAGCTCGATCCGGATAATGAAACTTTATTATTAAATTTAACCGCTTATTATTTATTTGTTAATGATAAAATAAAAGCAAAAGTGCAATTGAAAAAAATTATTAAAATAAATCCCAATAACAAACAAGCTTTGCAGGTTCTAAATTCCCTCAATTCATAA
- a CDS encoding GNAT family N-acetyltransferase codes for MFLKSKNISLRAVEPNDADILYHWENDRSIWAVSNTQIPFSKFVLDEFTNSAHQDIYTNKQLRLMADEISTGDTIGCVDIFEFDPQHARAGIGIYIHKDFREKGYASECLQLVVDYCFNTLHLKQIYSHINASNLASINLFVKNGFEKGVLKKAWHKTSLHHFEDVWFLQLINYSD; via the coding sequence ATGTTTTTAAAATCAAAAAATATTTCGCTACGAGCGGTAGAGCCCAATGACGCAGATATCTTATATCATTGGGAAAATGATAGAAGCATATGGGCCGTAAGCAATACACAAATTCCCTTTAGCAAATTTGTTTTGGATGAATTTACAAATTCAGCACATCAAGACATTTACACCAACAAACAATTACGTTTAATGGCCGATGAAATTTCTACCGGCGATACTATCGGATGCGTTGATATATTTGAATTTGATCCGCAACACGCTAGAGCCGGTATTGGCATTTACATTCATAAAGATTTTCGCGAAAAAGGATATGCGAGTGAATGCTTACAGTTAGTAGTAGACTATTGTTTTAACACGCTGCACCTCAAACAAATTTACTCGCATATCAACGCCAGTAATTTAGCCAGCATTAACTTGTTTGTTAAAAACGGATTTGAAAAAGGCGTTTTAAAGAAAGCTTGGCACAAAACTTCATTGCATCATTTTGAAGATGTTTGGTTTCTGCAACTTATAAATTACAGTGACTAA
- a CDS encoding SPFH domain-containing protein, which translates to MKNNINKPAKGRRVIRLSGLVIGLMFLMLSCYRVKPDPGEESVLVYKPFIFGHGGVDPDPVSTGAQWCVFTTEHREFPITPITITEEFTNMIPADNTPVSFSAYLKCQIRKGETPILYKEFGADWYEHNLQASFRTMVRDKASAFKMFDLASKREISSQLEKDIYADISTYAKKINLPVDIMQVSIGAVTPPEQVLTETKNTAAQNQSILTQKARADAELSRKQAEVNKAIADMAYQNQMKMTIAEYLHLRQLEIEKEKVELIKDNKNVSIIFGGLTPTYPVK; encoded by the coding sequence ATGAAAAATAATATTAATAAGCCAGCCAAAGGAAGACGAGTAATCCGTTTATCAGGGCTAGTAATAGGCCTCATGTTTTTAATGTTAAGCTGTTATCGGGTTAAACCAGATCCGGGGGAAGAAAGTGTATTGGTTTATAAGCCATTTATATTCGGACATGGTGGTGTAGATCCAGATCCGGTTTCAACAGGAGCACAATGGTGTGTTTTTACTACCGAACATAGAGAATTTCCTATCACCCCAATTACGATTACTGAAGAATTCACCAATATGATACCGGCGGATAATACGCCTGTTTCTTTCAGTGCATATCTGAAATGTCAAATTCGGAAGGGAGAGACTCCGATTTTATACAAGGAGTTTGGTGCGGATTGGTATGAACATAATTTACAAGCTTCATTCCGTACCATGGTTCGCGATAAAGCAAGTGCCTTTAAAATGTTTGATTTGGCAAGTAAACGCGAAATTTCTTCGCAACTGGAAAAAGATATTTACGCTGATATTTCAACTTATGCAAAAAAAATAAATTTACCGGTTGATATAATGCAGGTTTCTATTGGTGCGGTTACTCCGCCTGAACAAGTGCTTACTGAAACCAAAAATACGGCCGCTCAAAATCAAAGTATTTTAACACAAAAGGCTCGAGCAGATGCTGAGTTGTCGAGGAAACAAGCAGAAGTTAACAAGGCCATTGCTGATATGGCATATCAAAATCAAATGAAAATGACTATTGCCGAATACCTTCATCTTCGTCAATTAGAAATTGAAAAGGAAAAAGTTGAATTGATAAAGGATAATAAAAACGTTTCGATTATTTTCGGTGGATTAACTCCAACTTATCCGGTAAAGTAA
- a CDS encoding diaminopimelate epimerase yields the protein MELAFYKYQGTGNDFIILDNRDLRIQLNEEQIKFLCDRRFGIGADGLMLLQAEPGHDFRMIYFNSDGNQSSMCGNGGRCIAAFAKKIGLVKDKCRFMAIDGLHEAVLFEEDIVALKMQDVKDIEMNDDFAFLNTGSPHYVKSVSNLNQYPVSDEGRNVRYSKRFKDAGTNVNFIEKKEDALHVRTYERGVEDETFSCGTGVTAAALVAAMKGISDSKNMCRIQTLGGKLEVTFDKVLENNFYNIWLKGPAQFVFTGTITLAE from the coding sequence ATGGAATTAGCTTTTTATAAATATCAAGGCACCGGAAATGATTTTATCATTCTAGATAATCGTGACCTCCGCATTCAACTAAATGAAGAGCAGATTAAATTTTTATGTGATAGAAGATTTGGTATTGGAGCCGACGGTTTAATGCTTTTGCAAGCGGAACCCGGTCATGATTTCAGAATGATTTATTTTAATAGCGACGGAAATCAAAGCAGCATGTGTGGCAACGGAGGAAGATGTATAGCTGCTTTTGCCAAAAAAATAGGATTAGTAAAAGACAAGTGCCGATTTATGGCCATTGACGGATTGCATGAAGCAGTTTTATTTGAAGAAGATATTGTTGCATTGAAAATGCAGGATGTAAAGGATATTGAAATGAATGATGATTTTGCTTTTTTAAATACAGGCTCCCCCCATTACGTAAAATCAGTGAGCAACTTAAATCAATATCCGGTAAGTGATGAAGGACGAAACGTTAGATACAGTAAACGTTTTAAGGATGCAGGCACAAACGTAAACTTTATTGAGAAAAAAGAAGATGCTTTACACGTTAGAACCTACGAGCGAGGCGTTGAGGATGAAACCTTTAGTTGTGGCACAGGTGTTACTGCCGCTGCATTAGTAGCCGCCATGAAAGGAATTTCCGATAGTAAAAATATGTGTCGAATTCAAACTTTAGGCGGTAAACTTGAAGTTACGTTCGATAAAGTATTAGAAAATAATTTTTATAACATTTGGCTGAAAGGCCCGGCACAATTTGTGTTCACCGGTACAATTACACTGGCCGAATGA
- a CDS encoding DUF1015 domain-containing protein: MAILKAFKGFRPLKDKVSLVASRPYDVINSEEAKIEAGDNVHSFLHVVKPEIDLPDDIDHYSPLVYQKAKDNFDKLVKEGMFVQDKQDCLYIYRLTMDGRSQCGIVGAAAVDDYFNNVIKKHELTRPDKEEDRINHVRVSNINAEPVFFAYPNMKALDDVVNKIMEATPENDFTTEDGIRHELWVVSNDVVVQTIISLFAKLPATYVADGHHRTAAAAMVGKERRQQNKNHKGTEEYNFFLAVHFPDNQLHIMDYNRVVKDLNGLTEEELLNKISENFEIEKKGNKTFRPTGLHNFGMYLNKNWYSLTAKKGTYNDSDPIGVLDVTILSKRILNPIFNIVDLRTDKRIDFVGGLRGLGELENRVNSGEMKVAFALHPVTMKQLIDIADTGNIMPPKTTWFEPKLRSGLVVHSLD, encoded by the coding sequence ATGGCAATTCTTAAAGCATTCAAAGGTTTTCGTCCCTTAAAAGATAAAGTTAGTTTGGTGGCATCACGGCCTTATGATGTAATTAATTCGGAAGAAGCGAAAATTGAAGCAGGAGATAACGTACATTCTTTCTTGCATGTTGTAAAACCGGAAATTGATTTACCGGATGATATCGATCACTATTCACCATTGGTGTATCAAAAAGCAAAAGATAATTTTGATAAATTGGTAAAAGAAGGGATGTTTGTTCAAGATAAACAGGATTGCCTTTATATTTATCGTTTAACAATGGACGGACGCTCTCAATGCGGTATAGTGGGAGCGGCTGCTGTTGACGATTACTTTAATAACGTAATTAAAAAACATGAATTAACTCGTCCGGATAAAGAAGAAGACAGAATAAATCATGTGCGTGTTTCAAATATCAATGCCGAGCCGGTATTTTTTGCTTATCCGAATATGAAAGCTTTGGATGATGTGGTGAACAAAATTATGGAGGCAACACCTGAAAATGATTTTACTACCGAAGATGGAATTCGCCATGAGCTTTGGGTAGTGAGTAATGATGTGGTAGTTCAAACAATTATTAGTCTTTTTGCCAAATTACCGGCTACTTATGTGGCGGATGGGCATCATCGCACTGCGGCAGCAGCAATGGTCGGAAAAGAACGAAGACAACAGAATAAAAACCATAAAGGAACAGAAGAATATAATTTTTTCTTGGCAGTTCATTTCCCCGATAATCAATTGCACATAATGGATTATAATCGTGTAGTGAAAGACTTAAACGGTTTAACAGAAGAGGAATTGTTGAATAAAATTTCTGAAAATTTTGAAATAGAAAAAAAGGGGAACAAAACATTCCGTCCTACAGGATTGCATAATTTTGGAATGTACTTAAATAAAAATTGGTATTCCTTAACTGCAAAAAAAGGAACATACAATGATTCGGATCCAATAGGTGTTTTGGATGTAACTATACTTTCCAAAAGAATACTTAATCCTATATTTAATATTGTAGATCTCAGAACTGATAAGCGTATAGATTTTGTAGGTGGTTTAAGAGGATTGGGTGAATTAGAAAACAGAGTGAATTCAGGCGAAATGAAAGTGGCATTTGCGTTACACCCGGTTACAATGAAACAATTAATCGACATAGCCGATACCGGAAATATTATGCCTCCTAAAACTACCTGGTTTGAACCGAAATTGAGAAGTGGATTAGTTGTACATTCGTTGGATTAA
- the mltG gene encoding endolytic transglycosylase MltG — translation MSRRKIFRLFGFLIFCGLVLGGWLAYQKIFKPLKLNKGYTYIFIETGDNLDNLMDELEDKEILQERKTFEWLAKKMDLKENINSGKYRINNGMNLRQIINLIKYKKEEKIKLTYNSQIHNLEEFITYTADKLEMNESELEELLSDESLLSEYFGLDPDNAFALITPGILETSWSINVNDFIKLFKNRFNDVWNASRKKKAKQMNMQIAEIITLASIVQGESGISSEQQKIAGVYLNRLKKGMLLQADPTLKFANKKWDAVRIYDGDKEINSPYNTYKVKGLPPGPISLVKVQAIDAVLNYTKHNYIFFCAKPELNGYSDFSSSYDQHMKFAAAYQRAMNKKGIK, via the coding sequence ATGAGCAGAAGAAAAATATTTAGGTTATTTGGGTTTCTAATTTTCTGCGGATTAGTTTTAGGCGGTTGGTTAGCTTATCAAAAAATTTTCAAACCCCTTAAATTAAACAAAGGATATACCTATATTTTTATTGAAACAGGCGACAACCTGGATAATTTGATGGATGAATTGGAAGACAAAGAAATACTTCAAGAACGAAAAACATTTGAGTGGCTTGCCAAAAAAATGGATTTGAAAGAAAATATCAATTCCGGAAAATACCGTATAAATAACGGAATGAACCTTCGACAAATCATTAATTTAATTAAATACAAAAAGGAGGAGAAGATTAAGTTAACCTATAATTCTCAAATACATAATTTAGAAGAATTTATTACGTACACTGCAGATAAACTGGAAATGAATGAATCTGAATTAGAAGAATTGTTAAGTGATGAAAGTTTGCTGAGCGAATATTTTGGCTTAGACCCCGACAATGCCTTTGCGTTAATAACACCCGGCATTTTGGAAACCAGTTGGTCGATTAACGTGAATGATTTTATTAAACTGTTTAAAAACAGATTTAATGATGTTTGGAATGCAAGCAGAAAGAAAAAAGCCAAACAAATGAATATGCAAATTGCTGAAATAATCACATTGGCCTCTATTGTGCAAGGTGAAAGCGGAATATCGAGTGAACAACAAAAAATTGCCGGAGTATATTTAAATCGCTTAAAAAAAGGTATGTTATTACAAGCCGACCCTACCTTAAAATTTGCGAATAAAAAATGGGATGCTGTGAGAATTTATGACGGAGATAAAGAAATAAATTCGCCTTACAACACATACAAAGTTAAAGGATTACCGCCCGGTCCCATTAGTTTAGTAAAGGTTCAAGCCATTGATGCGGTACTAAATTACACCAAGCATAACTATATTTTCTTTTGTGCTAAACCGGAATTAAACGGATATTCTGATTTTAGCAGTAGCTATGATCAACACATGAAATTCGCAGCAGCTTATCAGCGGGCGATGAACAAAAAAGGAATAAAGTAA
- a CDS encoding DMT family transporter: protein MLFLQCSPIQLITNPNAHHYLYLGLSGIVGFTIGDFFTFNSFRLLGPKLSSVYTTIAPCSALVFGYFFLHESFNFIGVLGILITVGGVVWLTISRKDRAESVKMGYAHSATGILSGIAGAVCQGLGLVLSKYGFAASGEQAIPAIHAVWIRLLFAFLMAMLISFIINKFRANAKVILQNKNNGLKFLILGTILGPVCGVTFSLLSISYMRVAEAQTIFALLPIFVLPLNYLIHKEKITIHSLFAVLLAVSGVFILIWREQIALWI, encoded by the coding sequence ATGTTATTCCTTCAATGTTCTCCGATTCAGCTAATAACAAATCCTAACGCGCATCATTATTTGTATTTAGGATTATCAGGAATTGTAGGCTTTACCATAGGAGATTTTTTTACATTCAATTCATTTCGACTTTTAGGTCCAAAATTATCCTCGGTGTACACCACTATAGCGCCGTGTTCGGCTTTAGTTTTCGGTTATTTTTTTCTTCACGAATCATTTAATTTTATTGGTGTTCTAGGAATTTTAATAACAGTAGGTGGAGTGGTTTGGCTAACTATTTCTAGAAAAGATAGAGCTGAATCCGTTAAGATGGGTTATGCACATAGTGCAACAGGCATACTTTCCGGAATTGCAGGAGCAGTTTGTCAGGGTTTGGGTTTAGTGCTTTCTAAATATGGATTTGCAGCTAGCGGTGAACAAGCAATCCCTGCTATTCATGCCGTGTGGATTCGGTTATTGTTTGCGTTTTTGATGGCCATGCTGATATCTTTTATTATCAATAAATTCAGAGCAAATGCCAAAGTTATACTTCAAAATAAAAACAATGGTTTAAAGTTTCTGATATTAGGAACAATTTTAGGGCCTGTGTGCGGAGTAACTTTTTCATTATTATCCATTAGTTATATGCGTGTAGCTGAAGCTCAAACAATATTTGCATTACTGCCCATTTTTGTTTTGCCTTTAAACTATTTAATTCATAAAGAAAAAATAACCATTCATTCACTTTTCGCTGTGCTTTTGGCAGTTAGTGGGGTATTTATTTTAATTTGGAGAGAACAAATTGCATTATGGATCTGA
- a CDS encoding YggS family pyridoxal phosphate-dependent enzyme produces the protein MSSSIKENIKNIKESIPAHVQLIAVSKTKSVTEILEAYDAGQRDFGENYVQEFLQKQAELPKDIRWHFIGHLQTNKVKQILPHVHLIHGVDSLKLLKEIHKESQKINKISSCLIQIHIAEEESKFGFDEEACVSLLQSTEVDKYSGAQIKGFMGMASFTDDERKVRSEFQKINKIAKAFPKYQILSYGMSGDYKIAIEEGSNMIRVGSLIFGSRIYNK, from the coding sequence GTGAGCTCATCGATAAAGGAAAATATCAAAAATATAAAAGAATCGATTCCTGCTCATGTACAGTTAATAGCGGTTTCTAAAACAAAATCAGTTACCGAAATTTTGGAAGCGTACGATGCCGGACAACGGGATTTCGGCGAGAATTACGTTCAGGAGTTTTTACAAAAACAAGCAGAATTACCAAAGGATATCCGTTGGCATTTTATCGGCCATCTTCAAACTAATAAGGTAAAACAAATACTGCCTCATGTTCATTTAATTCATGGGGTAGATTCGTTAAAACTATTAAAGGAAATTCATAAGGAATCTCAAAAAATAAACAAGATTAGTTCCTGTCTTATTCAAATACATATTGCTGAAGAGGAAAGCAAATTTGGTTTTGATGAGGAAGCATGTGTTTCTTTATTGCAAAGTACAGAAGTGGATAAATATAGTGGAGCTCAAATAAAAGGATTCATGGGTATGGCATCGTTTACTGATGATGAACGTAAAGTTAGGTCTGAATTTCAAAAAATAAATAAAATTGCAAAAGCTTTTCCGAAGTATCAGATTTTAAGTTATGGAATGAGCGGGGATTATAAAATTGCTATAGAAGAGGGGAGTAATATGATTCGGGTGGGTAGCTTAATATTTGGGTCACGAATTTATAATAAATAA
- the mgtE gene encoding magnesium transporter, which translates to MMQFELTNEYIERIEEAVEVSNNTFLKQQLEELYAHDIALILNQLNDKQAAYVYELLDSEVAPDVLLELDDDKRETLLATFSSKEIAEQLDNMDSDDAADVISELPENIQEEVLSHIEDIEQASDIAELINYEEGTAGSLMAKELVSVYGFETVNACIEEIRHQAENMEMMYAVYVVDNNDKLIGMLSLKKLIISHPLARIDEIYEPDIQFVRTSATSEEVAAIMQKFDLVGLPVVDQFGRLVGRITIDDVMDVIKEAADENIQRMSGISDDVDSNDALWRLSRARIPWLLVGLCGGIVGSRIIGTYEDQIKIHPEMSYFIPLIGAMGGNVGVQSSAIIVQGLANKSLLGENISVKLLKELGVGLINGTICAVLICGYALLTGDWQLAATVSIALLTVILFASFLGTFVPLTLNRFKINPALATGPFVTTLNDVIGITIYFLVGRLLYSMF; encoded by the coding sequence ATCATGCAGTTTGAATTAACAAATGAGTATATAGAAAGAATTGAAGAAGCCGTTGAGGTTTCGAACAATACTTTTTTAAAGCAACAACTGGAAGAGTTGTATGCGCATGATATTGCCTTAATTTTAAATCAACTGAATGATAAGCAAGCAGCATACGTTTATGAGTTATTAGATTCAGAAGTTGCGCCGGATGTGCTTTTGGAATTAGATGATGATAAACGTGAAACCTTATTGGCCACCTTTTCATCTAAAGAAATTGCTGAGCAGTTGGATAACATGGATAGTGATGATGCTGCCGATGTAATTTCTGAACTACCCGAAAATATTCAAGAAGAGGTATTATCTCACATTGAAGATATTGAACAGGCCAGTGATATTGCCGAATTAATTAATTATGAAGAAGGAACGGCGGGTTCATTAATGGCAAAAGAGTTAGTGAGTGTATATGGATTTGAAACCGTGAATGCCTGTATAGAAGAGATTCGTCATCAGGCTGAGAATATGGAGATGATGTATGCGGTTTACGTTGTTGACAATAACGATAAATTGATTGGCATGCTTTCTCTGAAAAAATTAATCATTTCACATCCACTGGCGAGAATAGATGAAATATATGAACCGGACATACAATTTGTAAGAACATCAGCTACCAGTGAAGAAGTTGCTGCTATTATGCAGAAGTTTGATTTAGTTGGCTTGCCTGTGGTAGATCAATTCGGGAGATTGGTTGGTAGAATTACGATTGACGACGTAATGGATGTAATTAAAGAAGCTGCAGATGAAAATATACAACGAATGAGTGGTATATCGGATGATGTGGATAGTAATGATGCCTTATGGAGATTATCACGAGCAAGGATTCCTTGGTTATTGGTTGGTTTGTGTGGGGGAATAGTAGGTTCGCGAATTATTGGCACTTACGAGGATCAAATTAAAATTCATCCGGAAATGTCTTATTTCATTCCATTAATAGGAGCTATGGGTGGTAATGTTGGTGTACAGAGTTCTGCAATTATAGTACAGGGTTTAGCCAATAAATCTCTTTTGGGAGAAAATATTTCGGTGAAATTACTGAAAGAGTTAGGTGTAGGATTAATTAATGGAACCATTTGTGCAGTATTGATTTGCGGTTACGCTTTATTAACCGGCGATTGGCAATTAGCCGCAACTGTAAGCATTGCGCTGCTTACCGTAATTTTATTCGCCTCTTTTTTAGGTACGTTTGTGCCTTTAACCTTAAACCGCTTCAAAATAAACCCTGCCTTAGCAACCGGACCTTTTGTAACTACATTAAATGATGTGATTGGTATAACCATTTACTTTTTAGTAGGTCGACTGTTATATTCGATGTTTTAA
- a CDS encoding Do family serine endopeptidase — MKKFVSTFAIACLGGMIALTSAHFVANSGEGEKSSVLQRNNQSPIIMTGNTGSGLGTDFTMAAEKSVNAVVHIKTRSEQVSNLSADPFAEWFFGPQRRQQQYVQQGSGSGVIISEDGYIVTNNHVVAGATKIEVVLNDKRSYEGTVIGADASTDVALIKIEEKELPFLSYGNSENVRVGEWVLAVGNPFNLESTVTAGIISAKGRNNILDVNKRPIEAFIQTDAAVNPGNSGGALVNPSGELIGINTAIASNNGAYQGYSFAVPVNIVKKVVADLVEFGTVQRAYMGVSIRDIDAGFAKENNIKELKGIYVNGITQGGSAMDAGITEGDVITGINNVPVQSVSQLQEQISKHRPGDKVIATINRHNKEMNVAVILKSFDNTTKLISKSEMINNSVNALGADFVTAQPEELKKLGIESGVKIENLEAGRLHQIGLRKGFIITSIDKKKVKSVEDVKGLLYNKSGAITIEGVYPNGARAYYGFEL; from the coding sequence ATGAAAAAGTTTGTATCAACATTTGCAATTGCTTGCCTGGGCGGCATGATTGCATTAACAAGCGCTCATTTTGTAGCGAACAGTGGAGAAGGAGAAAAAAGCAGTGTTTTACAACGCAATAATCAATCTCCAATAATCATGACCGGCAACACCGGTTCGGGATTGGGAACAGATTTTACCATGGCCGCAGAAAAATCAGTAAATGCTGTGGTGCACATTAAAACAAGAAGCGAACAGGTTAGTAATTTAAGTGCCGATCCATTTGCGGAATGGTTTTTTGGTCCACAGCGTAGGCAACAACAATATGTTCAGCAAGGCAGTGGCAGTGGAGTGATAATAAGTGAAGATGGATATATTGTAACCAACAATCATGTGGTAGCCGGTGCAACAAAAATAGAGGTTGTTCTGAATGATAAACGGTCGTATGAAGGAACAGTAATTGGTGCCGACGCAAGTACTGATGTAGCCTTAATTAAGATTGAAGAAAAGGAATTACCATTTTTAAGTTATGGGAATAGTGAAAATGTGAGAGTAGGTGAGTGGGTTTTGGCTGTAGGAAATCCATTTAATTTGGAAAGTACAGTAACGGCAGGTATTATAAGTGCTAAAGGAAGAAATAATATTTTAGATGTGAATAAAAGACCTATTGAGGCCTTTATTCAAACCGATGCAGCAGTGAATCCGGGAAATAGCGGTGGAGCTTTGGTAAATCCGAGTGGCGAATTAATAGGAATTAATACGGCTATTGCTTCCAATAATGGAGCGTACCAAGGATATTCATTTGCGGTTCCGGTAAACATCGTAAAAAAAGTAGTTGCTGATTTGGTAGAGTTTGGTACAGTGCAAAGAGCATATATGGGCGTAAGCATAAGAGATATTGATGCCGGATTTGCTAAAGAAAATAATATAAAAGAATTAAAAGGAATTTATGTAAACGGAATTACTCAAGGAGGAAGTGCCATGGATGCCGGAATAACGGAAGGTGATGTGATTACCGGAATCAATAACGTGCCTGTACAAAGTGTTAGTCAGCTTCAGGAACAAATAAGCAAACACAGACCCGGAGATAAAGTAATTGCAACCATTAATAGACATAATAAAGAAATGAACGTAGCCGTAATTTTAAAGAGTTTTGATAATACAACAAAGCTGATCAGTAAATCAGAAATGATAAACAACTCTGTAAATGCATTAGGTGCGGATTTTGTTACAGCACAACCTGAAGAGTTGAAAAAATTGGGTATTGAGAGCGGAGTTAAAATTGAAAATCTGGAGGCAGGCCGTTTACATCAGATAGGTTTACGCAAAGGATTTATCATTACCAGCATTGATAAAAAGAAAGTGAAAAGCGTGGAGGATGTGAAAGGTTTATTGTACAATAAATCGGGTGCCATAACGATTGAAGGGGTGTACCCGAATGGCGCAAGAGCTTACTATGGCTTTGAACTTTAA